Proteins from a genomic interval of Geodermatophilus obscurus DSM 43160:
- a CDS encoding SpoIIE family protein phosphatase, which produces MAGTGTAADGDDAGRALLALSVDAAGIGTFEVDVATGRLTWNRRMFELLGVAPEGFSGELAEAYRHIHPDDVPRVAADVEAALASTGAYTTEYRVPLPDGRTRHLSARGQMITDAAGNPLRLVGATHDVTAERESSERIRAALESLAIGYLAMGADWRMTYVNARAERLTGRSRDALLGRSLWEAFPATVGTVFEERYRQAVRSGEAVTFEAHYPREPDVWVEVQAVPENGGLTLYFLDITDRRRAQEVAAEAARRHALLAAVTEQLTGTMDAERAVAYLAQLVVPALADWCIVTLVDDEGPAGSRRNLRDIGWWHADEAMRTTLDAYAERRIPALTEDSFLLRALVTGRSTTVDSGATAAVQRVLAPSQARDLIAELAPESMVVLPLRGRGRTVGLLTLFNGSTRASMTAAERDTATDVAGRAGLALDNSRLYRQQRDLAAGLQRSLLTRPVQPDHAQIVVRYTPAAEAADVGGDWYDAFMQPDGATVLVIGDVIGHDTEAAAAMGQARTVLRSLAAVDHEGPAEVLRRTDEVLETLRTGIIATALAGRLEQDEDLRRRGLTRLRWSSAGHPPAAVVAPDGSVQLLAGEKADLLLGVVPDTARQEHEVVLGYGTTVLLYTDGLIEARDQPIEEGLQRLQETLTDLAADDLSLDDLVDQLLERMLPPQPEDDVAVVAVRLHDQHGPRPAEAGSDRTPPGLPDT; this is translated from the coding sequence GTGGCGGGCACGGGGACGGCGGCCGACGGCGACGACGCCGGCCGGGCGCTGCTCGCCCTGTCGGTGGACGCCGCCGGGATCGGGACGTTCGAGGTGGACGTCGCCACCGGCCGGCTCACCTGGAACCGCCGGATGTTCGAGCTGCTCGGCGTGGCACCCGAGGGCTTCAGCGGCGAGCTGGCCGAGGCCTACCGGCACATCCACCCCGACGACGTGCCGCGGGTGGCCGCCGACGTGGAGGCCGCGCTGGCGAGCACCGGTGCGTACACCACCGAGTACCGCGTACCGCTCCCCGACGGCCGCACCCGGCACCTCTCCGCCCGTGGGCAGATGATCACCGACGCGGCCGGCAACCCGCTGCGCCTGGTGGGCGCCACCCACGACGTGACCGCCGAACGGGAGAGCAGCGAGCGCATCCGCGCCGCCCTGGAGTCCCTCGCGATCGGCTACCTGGCCATGGGCGCCGACTGGCGGATGACGTACGTGAACGCCCGGGCCGAGCGCCTCACCGGCCGCTCCCGCGACGCGCTGCTCGGCCGCAGCCTGTGGGAGGCCTTCCCCGCGACCGTCGGGACCGTCTTCGAGGAGCGCTACCGCCAGGCGGTGCGCAGCGGCGAGGCGGTCACCTTCGAGGCCCACTACCCCCGGGAGCCCGACGTCTGGGTGGAGGTGCAGGCGGTGCCCGAGAACGGCGGGCTCACCCTCTACTTCCTCGACATCACCGACCGGCGCCGAGCGCAGGAGGTGGCCGCCGAGGCGGCCCGGCGCCACGCGCTGCTCGCGGCCGTCACCGAGCAGCTGACCGGCACGATGGACGCCGAGCGCGCGGTCGCCTACCTGGCGCAGCTCGTCGTCCCGGCGCTGGCCGACTGGTGCATCGTCACCCTGGTCGACGACGAGGGACCGGCCGGCAGCCGGCGGAACCTGCGCGACATCGGCTGGTGGCACGCCGACGAGGCGATGCGGACGACCCTCGACGCCTACGCGGAACGGCGCATCCCGGCCCTCACGGAGGACTCCTTCCTCCTCCGGGCACTGGTCACCGGCCGGAGCACCACCGTCGACTCGGGAGCCACCGCAGCCGTCCAGCGCGTGCTGGCCCCCAGTCAGGCGCGCGACCTGATCGCCGAGCTCGCCCCGGAGTCGATGGTCGTGCTGCCGCTGCGCGGGCGCGGGCGGACCGTCGGCCTGCTCACCCTGTTCAACGGCTCCACCCGCGCGTCGATGACCGCCGCCGAGCGGGACACCGCGACGGACGTGGCCGGACGCGCCGGCCTGGCCCTCGACAACTCCCGGCTGTACCGGCAGCAGCGCGACCTGGCCGCCGGCCTGCAGCGTTCGCTGCTGACCAGGCCCGTGCAACCGGACCACGCGCAGATCGTGGTCCGCTACACCCCGGCGGCGGAGGCCGCCGACGTCGGCGGCGACTGGTACGACGCGTTCATGCAGCCGGACGGGGCCACGGTGCTCGTCATCGGCGACGTCATCGGCCACGACACCGAGGCCGCCGCGGCCATGGGGCAGGCCCGGACGGTGCTGCGCAGCCTCGCCGCCGTCGACCACGAGGGCCCGGCCGAGGTCCTGCGCCGGACCGACGAGGTGCTGGAGACCCTGCGGACGGGGATCATCGCCACTGCGCTGGCGGGGCGGCTCGAGCAGGACGAGGACCTCCGGCGGCGCGGGCTGACCCGCCTGCGGTGGTCCAGCGCCGGGCACCCGCCGGCCGCGGTCGTCGCTCCCGACGGCAGCGTGCAACTCCTCGCCGGGGAGAAGGCGGACCTGCTGCTGGGGGTGGTACCGGACACCGCCAGGCAGGAGCACGAGGTCGTGCTCGGGTACGGCACGACGGTCCTGCTCTACACCGATGGGCTGATCGAGGCACGCGACCAGCCCATCGAGGAGGGCCTGCAGCGGCTGCAGGAGACGCTGACCGACCTCGCCGCCGACGACCTGTCGCTCGACGACCTGGTCGACCAGCTGCTGGAGCGCATGCTGCCGCCGCAGCCGGAGGACGACGTGGCGGTGGTCGCCGTCCGGCTGCACGACCAGCACGGGCCGCGGCCGGCCGAGGCCGGATCGGACCGCACGCCGCCGGGCTTGCCGGACACCTGA
- a CDS encoding potassium channel family protein: MDGDTGDMSEHSGVRIAHEELSPFRQVGRRVLIAAVVLLATVFIVWLDRDAYRDGDEVGIDLLDAFYYSTVTLSTTGYGDITPLTDGARLVNILVITPLRILFLIVLIGTTLEALTARTREEFRIRRWRSRVRQHVIVCGYGTKGRSAIRSLQSNGTPLEQIVVVDPEPRAIEEANSVGLHGIVGDASRTDVLRRAHVERARAVIVAANRDDASVLITLTVRQLNPSVPITTSVREEENAQLLRQSGADTVITTSATAGRLLGLSTDAPRVVATVEDLVTGGQGLDLHQRRVTAGEVGLGPRQLRDVVLSVTRGGRTLRFDDPLIGTLETEDVLVVVRSHPPGGHVAAVH; the protein is encoded by the coding sequence GTGGACGGCGACACGGGAGACATGAGCGAACACTCCGGTGTGCGGATCGCACACGAGGAGCTCTCCCCGTTCCGCCAGGTCGGGCGCCGCGTGCTGATCGCGGCGGTCGTGCTGCTGGCCACGGTGTTCATCGTGTGGCTGGACCGGGACGCCTACCGGGACGGCGACGAGGTCGGCATCGACCTGCTGGACGCCTTCTACTACTCGACGGTCACGCTGTCGACGACCGGGTACGGCGACATCACGCCGCTGACCGACGGCGCCCGGCTCGTCAACATCCTGGTCATCACGCCCCTGCGCATCCTGTTCCTGATCGTCCTCATCGGAACCACCCTCGAGGCGCTGACCGCGCGCACCCGCGAGGAGTTCCGCATCCGTCGTTGGAGGTCCCGCGTGCGCCAGCACGTCATCGTGTGCGGCTACGGCACCAAGGGCCGCAGCGCCATCCGCTCCCTGCAGTCCAACGGCACCCCGCTGGAGCAGATCGTCGTCGTCGACCCCGAGCCGCGGGCCATCGAAGAGGCCAACTCGGTGGGGCTGCACGGGATCGTCGGCGACGCGAGCCGCACCGACGTCCTCCGCCGAGCGCACGTCGAACGCGCCCGCGCGGTGATCGTCGCCGCCAACCGCGACGACGCGTCGGTGCTGATCACGCTGACGGTCCGGCAGCTCAACCCCAGCGTGCCGATCACCACCTCCGTGCGCGAGGAGGAGAACGCCCAGCTGCTGCGCCAGTCGGGTGCCGACACCGTCATCACCACGTCGGCCACCGCGGGCCGGCTGCTGGGTCTGTCCACCGATGCGCCGCGGGTCGTGGCCACGGTGGAGGACCTCGTCACCGGCGGCCAGGGCCTCGACCTGCACCAGCGGCGGGTCACGGCCGGTGAGGTCGGCCTGGGTCCGCGGCAGCTGCGCGACGTCGTGCTTTCGGTGACCCGGGGCGGGCGCACGCTGCGCTTCGACGACCCGCTGATCGGCACGCTGGAGACCGAGGACGTGCTCGTCGTCGTCCGGTCGCACCCGCCGGGGGGGCACGTCGCCGCGGTCCACTGA
- a CDS encoding AMP-binding enzyme gives MRGYAHRPEATAEAIDADGWFHTGDVGVLDEDGYLAIVDRTKDMLLYKGYNVFPRELEEVLFGVPGVAGAAVVGRPDEEAGELPVAYVVRRADEAGAALTAESVMAAVNERVTPYKRLRDVVFIDAIPVSAAGKVLKRELTARERAAVTGG, from the coding sequence ATGCGCGGCTACGCGCACCGGCCGGAGGCGACCGCCGAGGCGATCGACGCCGACGGCTGGTTCCACACCGGCGACGTCGGCGTCCTCGACGAGGACGGCTACCTGGCGATCGTCGACCGCACCAAGGACATGCTGCTCTACAAGGGCTACAACGTCTTCCCGCGCGAGCTGGAGGAGGTGCTGTTCGGCGTCCCCGGGGTCGCCGGGGCGGCCGTGGTCGGCCGGCCCGACGAGGAGGCCGGGGAGCTGCCGGTGGCCTACGTCGTCCGCAGGGCCGACGAGGCCGGGGCCGCGCTGACGGCCGAGTCGGTCATGGCGGCGGTCAACGAGCGGGTGACGCCGTACAAGCGGCTGCGCGACGTCGTCTTCATCGACGCGATCCCGGTGTCGGCCGCGGGCAAGGTGCTCAAGCGGGAGCTCACCGCACGGGAACGGGCCGCCGTCACCGGGGGCTGA
- a CDS encoding patatin-like phospholipase family protein — MNGQRTALVLGGGGITGIAWEVGVLAGLAEAGVDLTGADLVVGTSAGSVVGAQLTSGADLEMLFARQLEPPTGEQAARMTRAALARYAWAVLRSRGDDVGFRRRVGALAIAAEQAGLTPTEQERLDVISSRLVSREWPDRDLRVTAVDAQSGEFRVLDRTSGVPLLQAVAASCAVPGVYPPVTIDGRRYVDGGMRSAANADLAEGYDRVVVLAPIPRGVGPLASVDAQVTGMVARVAVVSPDEAARRAIGRNVLDPAARAGSARAGRAQAAGVAAEVAEVWQG, encoded by the coding sequence ATGAACGGCCAGCGCACGGCCCTCGTCCTCGGCGGCGGCGGCATCACCGGCATCGCGTGGGAGGTCGGCGTGCTCGCCGGCCTGGCCGAGGCCGGTGTCGACCTCACCGGCGCCGATCTCGTGGTCGGTACCTCGGCCGGCTCGGTGGTCGGCGCGCAGCTCACCAGCGGCGCCGACCTCGAGATGCTGTTCGCCCGCCAGCTCGAGCCGCCCACCGGCGAGCAGGCGGCCCGGATGACCCGCGCCGCGCTGGCCCGCTACGCCTGGGCGGTGCTGCGCAGCCGCGGGGACGACGTCGGGTTCCGCCGGCGGGTCGGGGCGCTGGCGATCGCCGCCGAGCAGGCCGGGCTGACCCCGACCGAGCAGGAGCGGCTCGACGTCATCAGCTCCCGCCTTGTCAGCCGCGAGTGGCCCGACCGCGACCTGCGCGTCACCGCCGTCGACGCGCAGAGCGGGGAGTTCCGCGTCCTCGACCGCACCTCCGGCGTCCCGCTGCTGCAGGCGGTCGCGGCCAGCTGTGCCGTCCCCGGCGTGTACCCGCCGGTGACCATCGACGGCCGCCGCTACGTCGACGGCGGCATGCGCTCCGCGGCCAACGCCGACCTCGCCGAGGGGTACGACCGGGTCGTCGTCCTCGCGCCCATCCCGCGCGGTGTCGGTCCGCTTGCCAGCGTCGACGCGCAGGTCACCGGGATGGTGGCGCGGGTCGCCGTCGTCTCCCCGGACGAGGCCGCGCGCCGCGCGATCGGCCGCAACGTGCTCGACCCCGCCGCCCGCGCGGGTTCCGCACGCGCCGGCCGGGCGCAGGCGGCCGGCGTGGCCGCCGAGGTCGCCGAGGTCTGGCAGGGCTGA
- a CDS encoding glycerophosphodiester phosphodiesterase encodes MSRAHRRTALLTASVLAVPLLLTGPAIAAPPEQETGDGVDELLVIGHRGASGYRPEHTLASYELAARMGADYIEPDVVSTSDGVLVTRHENEISGTTDVADRPEFADRRTTKVIDGTELTGWFTEDFTLAELRTLRAVERLPDVREENTLYDGLYQVPTLDEVLELREALSRELRREVGVYIETKHPTYFDSIELSLEEPLVEDLGEAGLDDEGDPVFLQSFETANLRELDGVVDVPLVQLLSATGAPADLVAAGDPRTYADLSTAEGLAGIGEYADGVGPEKAQIIPREADGTLAEPTSFVADAHAADLLVHPYTFRNENEFLPAELRDPGEEPGDYGRAIEEQLVFWETGIDGLFTDNPDTGVVSRELFTD; translated from the coding sequence ATGTCACGTGCGCACCGCCGGACCGCGCTGCTCACCGCGTCCGTCCTCGCCGTCCCGCTGCTGCTGACCGGGCCGGCCATCGCCGCGCCGCCGGAGCAGGAGACCGGGGACGGCGTCGACGAGCTGCTCGTCATCGGGCACCGCGGCGCCTCGGGCTACCGGCCCGAGCACACCCTGGCCTCCTACGAGCTGGCCGCCCGCATGGGTGCTGACTACATCGAGCCCGACGTCGTCAGCACCTCCGACGGCGTGCTGGTCACCCGCCACGAGAACGAGATCTCCGGGACGACGGACGTCGCCGACCGGCCCGAGTTCGCCGACCGGCGCACCACCAAGGTGATCGACGGCACCGAGCTGACCGGCTGGTTCACCGAGGACTTCACGCTGGCCGAGCTGCGCACGCTGCGCGCGGTGGAGCGGCTGCCCGACGTCCGTGAGGAGAACACCCTCTACGACGGCCTCTACCAGGTGCCCACCCTCGACGAGGTGCTCGAGCTGCGCGAGGCGCTGTCCCGGGAGCTGCGCCGCGAGGTCGGCGTCTACATCGAGACCAAGCACCCCACCTACTTCGACTCCATCGAGCTCTCGCTCGAGGAGCCGCTGGTCGAGGACCTCGGCGAGGCCGGGCTCGACGACGAGGGCGACCCGGTGTTCCTGCAGTCGTTCGAGACGGCCAACCTGCGCGAGCTCGACGGGGTCGTCGACGTCCCGCTGGTGCAGCTGCTGTCGGCGACCGGAGCACCGGCCGACCTGGTGGCCGCCGGTGACCCGCGCACCTACGCCGACCTGTCCACGGCCGAGGGGCTGGCGGGGATCGGGGAGTACGCCGACGGGGTGGGCCCGGAGAAGGCCCAGATCATCCCGCGGGAGGCCGACGGCACCCTCGCCGAGCCGACGTCCTTCGTGGCCGACGCGCATGCCGCGGACCTGCTCGTGCACCCGTACACCTTCCGCAACGAGAACGAGTTCCTCCCGGCCGAGCTGCGCGACCCCGGCGAGGAGCCCGGCGACTACGGCCGGGCGATCGAGGAGCAGCTGGTGTTCTGGGAGACGGGCATCGACGGGCTGTTCACCGACAACCCCGACACCGGCGTCGTCTCCCGGGAGCTGTTCACCGACTGA